GCTTGATGTCGGCGCCCGGACCGTTCTCGACACGGTCACCCTGCGACAGGCCACGGGGAGCGACGATGTAACGCTTCTCGCCGTCCGCGTAGTGCAGCAGCGCGATGCGCGCGGTGCGGTTCGGGTCGTACTCGATGTGCGCGACCTTGGCCGGCACGCCGTCCTTGTCGTGACGACGGAAGTCGATCACGCGGTAGGCGCGCTTGTGGCCACCACCCTGGTGGCGAACGGTCACACGACCGGCGTTGTTACGGCCGCCCTTGCTGTGCAGAGGGCGGACCAGCGACTTCTCCGGCGTGGACCGCGTGATCTCGACAAAGTCGGCGACGCTGGAGCCACGACGGCCCGGGGTCGTCGGCTTGTACTTGCGGATACCCATTTCTCAGTCCTCGTCCGATTCCGGACGACTCGACCTCCGTCAGGAGGTCGGGCCGCCGAAGATGTCGATACGGTCGCCCTCGGCGAGGGTCACGATGGCGCGCTTCGTGTCGGCGCGCTTGCCGAAACCGGTCTTGGTGCGCTTGCGCTTACCCTGCCGGTTGATCGTGTTGACCCCGGTGACCTTGACCGAGAAGACCGCTTCCACGGCCTGCTTGATCTGGGTCTTGTTGGAGCCGGGCGCGACGATGAACGTGTACTTGTTCTCGTCGAGCAGCGCGTAGCTCTTCTCGGAGACAACCGGCTTGACGAGAACGTCGCGCGGGTCCGAGTAGGTCTTGCTCGTGATGGTC
The DNA window shown above is from Streptomyces sp. Alt3 and carries:
- the rplW gene encoding 50S ribosomal protein L23, coding for MSEATVTSSTITSKTYSDPRDVLVKPVVSEKSYALLDENKYTFIVAPGSNKTQIKQAVEAVFSVKVTGVNTINRQGKRKRTKTGFGKRADTKRAIVTLAEGDRIDIFGGPTS